The genomic segment ATCTATCTGCCCATCTCGCTCATGACCCCCATCTTCGTGGGCGGGCTCATGCGACAGGCCCTGACGCGCCGCTACGAGAGCGCAGGCACGGACGCCGACGGGGTGGAGGTGCTGGCCGAGAAGCGCGAGCAGGGCGTCCTGTACGCATCCGGCCTCATCGCCGGAGCCGCCCTGGTCGGTGTGTTGATCGGCGGTGCCATCTACGGCGTGACCCGCTTCACGGGCGATCCGTCCAACGCGGACCGGTGGGTGATCGGGCACCACTGGTCGGAGTTCACCGCCTGGTCGTCGCCGGTGATCGGCACGCTGGTGTTCGTGGGGCTGTGCGGCCTGCTCTGGCGTGCGGCCACCCGTGCCATGGAGGCCCGATGAGACGTGCCGTCACCCGCGGACTCCTGGCGGCGGCGGCCGGGGCGGGATTGCTCCTCGCCTGCGACTCCAGCGACCCCGGCGGCCCGGCGCGCACCATCAGCGCCGACGTGTTCATCGACACGTACGTGGACCTGCGTATCGCGGGGTTGAGCAGCGCCGGGCTGGAGATCGCGCCCGAGGAGCGGGAGCGGATCCTGGCGGAGCACGGTGTGGATCCGGACGACCTGCTCGAGTTCGTGGACCAGCACGGCACCGACGTGCCCTACATCGCCCAGATCTGGGACAGCGTGGAGGTCCGCTTCCGGCGCGAGCGGGACGCCATCCACGCGCAGGGCGGGGACAGCGCGAGCTGAGGGTCGGACAGCGCGAGCTGGGGGTCGGGTAGCGCGAGGGCGGATCGGATCCGCGGAGACGCACGAAGGGCCGGGCGGCTCCGGATCGGGTGTCCCCTCCTGTGCGGAGCTTCCCTACCGCAGGCCCGACCCGAAGCTCGCCCCGATCGCGACGGCCTGACGGTCCCCGACCGTGAGCCCGAAGCGCACGGCCCATCCGGTGTCGAAGGCCAGGTCGACGCCTGCGTCCACCACGACGTCGATCCCGACCTCCTCGCGATTGGGCTCGTCTCCCAGGAAGCCATCCAGGACGATCCGGGGCCCTCCGTACGGCAGGATGCGCACGTCCGGGCTCTGGATCAGACGGCCCAGGCTCAGCCCCACCGGCACGCTGACCAGGACGTCCTCGCCCACGGAGGCGCCCAGACCCCCGACCCACAGGACGTCCAGCGGGAACGCCTCGTCGGCCGTGGTGAGCGGGCCGGAGAAGTCCACACCCCCGAACACGACGGCCTCCCCCTGGACCTCCTCGGTGACGCCGACCCGGAACCCCAGACCGGACGGCGCCCGGCCGCGGCGGTAGTGCACCAGGGCGCCCATGCCGTCCGAGGCGTCCGCGTCGATCAGGAAGACCTGCAGGCCGGCCGGGGAGCCCGGGGCCAGCAGGAGTGGGCTGTCCCAGGCCACCTGGGCCGTGGCCCGATCCGGGACGCCCAGCCCCACCACGACGAGCAGCACCCCCACGACCCTCGCCCGCATCGGTGGCCCTCCGTACCGTGGCTCCTGCGGGACCGCGCCCGGCGGCCCCGACCCGGACGGGCGCGGAGCAAGATCCCCGCCAGCCGACGAACCCCTGGCCCCGGAGTTCCATGGAGACGCCCACGCCCGGCCACCGAATGGAGCCGATGGAGACCCGGACCGCCGACGAGCGCACCCGCGCCTTCTCCGGCGCGCCCTGGGAGGGCCCCATCGGCTATTGCCGGGCGCTGCGCGTCGGGGCCCAGATCTTCGTGACCGGCACGGCGCCCGTCACGGACGAGGGGGCCGTCCACGCGCCGGGCGATGCCTACGCGCAAGCGGTCCGGTGCCTGGACCTGATCGAACGGGCGCTCGGGACCCTCGGCGGTGAGCTGCGCCACGTGGTGCGGACCCGCATGTATGTGACCGACATGGGCCGCTGGCGCGAGGTCGGACGGGCGCACGGGGAGCGGTTCGGCGCCCATCCCCCCTGCACCACCCTGGTCGAGGTGCGGGCCCTCATCGAGCCGGAGATGCTGGTCGAGATCGAGGCGGACGCCGTGCTGGACTGACGCCGGACGAGCCAGCTCGGACGGGCTGGGGCGGCCCGTCGGAGCTCCCGACCGACCGTCCGGGACCGGCGCCCCCGATCGGATCAGGGCCCCGGAGGCGCGGCCCCGGCCGGCGACGGCCGACGACGGTCCGCCCAGCGGGCGTACGCCGGCATCAGGAACGCGGAGAGCATGTACGCCCAGCCGGGCAGCCCCAGGTAGCTCGGAGGAACGATCGCCGCGATGAGGATCGACAACAGCCCGGTCGAGCCCAGGAGGGCCCAGCTCCCGGCACCCGCGCGGGTCTCCCAGGCCTCGACGGCATCCAGCCGCAGCGCGTCCCGGCGACGCCAGGCATGCACGTACAGCCCGGTCAGCCACCCGCACATGGCGGTGAAGCCCACCCCGTAGAGCAGGAAGAGCCGGTTGACGTCCTCGGGACCGGTGACGGCGACCGTCTGCGAGCCGAGCGGCAGACCCGTGAGCTGGGACAGCCAGGAGAGCATGAGGCCGAAGACGAAGCGGAGCGGATAGACGTAGATCAACACCGTGAACACCAGACCGGTGCTGAGGAGCACGGCAGGTCCGTCATCCAGTCCGTAGCGGCGGCTCCACTGCTCGTGCCCCCACCAGAAGACCATCAGCAGCGCGCCGCTCATGACGAATGCCGGCACGTCGCGCAGTGCCCGCGCCAGAGCCGCGAAGTCCGTGGGAGGCTCGAGCGACACCACGAGCAACGTGAGCGAGAAGGCGAAGGCCGCGTCCGTGAAGGTCTCCAGACGCGTGGTCTCCAGGCCGCGCGGCCGGAACCCGCTCCGGTCGCGTGGCACGGTGGCGAGCGGGTCGGGTTCCGCGCTCACTCCCACTCGATGGTGGCGGGCGGCTTCGAGCTCACGTCGTAGCAGACGCGGTTGACGCCGGCGACCTCGTTGATGATCCGCGTGGAGATCCGCGCCAGGACGTCGTGCGGGAACGGGAACCAATCCGCCGTCATCCCGTCCCGGGACGTGACCGCGCGCAGCGCCACGACGTTCTCGTAGGTGCGGGCGTCTCCCATCACGCCCACGGAGTGCACGGGCAGCAAGACCGCAAAGGCCTGCCAGATGTGATCGTACAACCCGGCGGCGCGGATCTCCTCCAGGTAGATGGCGTCCGCCTCGCGGAGCACGGCGAGCCGCGCCTCGCTGACCTCACCCAGCACCCGGATCGCCAGACCCGGACCGGGGAACGGGTGGCGACCCACGAACATCTCGGGCAACGCCAGCTCGCGGCCGACCGCCCGCACCTCGTCCTTGAAGAGCTCCCGCAACGGTTCGATCAGCTGGAAGCGCATGTCCTCCGGCAGACCCCCCACGTTGTGATGCGTCTTGATGGTGGCGGAGGGGCCCTTCACGGACAGGGACTCGATCACGTCGGGGTAGAGTGTCCCCTGCACCAGGAAGTCCGCCTCGCCCACGTCGCGCGCCGTCACTTCCTCGAACACCCGGATGAAGGTCTCCCCGATCCGCTTGCGCTTCTGCTCCGGATCGACGATGCCCGTGAGCCGATCGAGGAAGCGCTCGGAGGCATCCTCCACGATGAGGCGCATGCCCATATGCTGCCGGAACGTGGATTCCACGGTGGCGCGCTCCGTCTTGCGCAGCAGGCCCGTGTCCACGAAGACGCAGGTGAGCTGGTCGCCGATGGCGCGATGGACCAGGGCGGCGGCCACGGATGAATCCACGCCGCCCGACAGACCGCAGATCACCTGACGCCCACCGACACGCTCGCGGATGGACGCGACCGTGTCCTCGATGAAGGTGCCGGCCGTCCACGACGCCTCACACCCGCAGACGTCGAAGAGGAAGTTGGCCAGGATGCGCCCGCCCTCGGGCGTGTGCGCCACCTCCGGGTGGAACTGAACGCCGTAGATCGGCCGATCCTCCGCCCGGAACGCGGCAACGGGCAGGGACTCGGTGGAGGCGATGGTGCGGTAGCCCGGAGGCGGCCGGTCCACGTGGTCGCCGTGCGAGCACCAGACCTGGATGGGCGTCTCCGCGCTGAATCCCCCGAAGAGGGGGCTGGGCTCGCTGAGCCGCAGGTCGGCCCGGCCGTACTCCCGCTTGCCGGCGATGACCTGCCCGCCTTCCAGGTGCGCCACGAGCTGCATGCCGTAGCAGATCCCCAGGATGGGGATACCGGCGGAGAGGAGCCCGGCATCCAGGGTGGGGACGTCGTCCCCGTACACCGACGAAGGGCCCCCGGCCAGCACGATCCCTTTCGGGCCCCACTCCCGGATCCAGGCCAGGTCCCGGGTGGGAGGATGGATCTCGCAGTAGACGTGCTCCTCCCGGACGGCGCGCGCGATCAGCTGCGTGAACTGCGATCCGTAGTCGATGATCAGGATGCGATCGTGCACGGGCCTCTCAGGTGGGATCGGGCTCGGGGATGTGCTCGCCCCGCACGAGGTCCGCGAACGTCTCCCTCTCGCGGATGAGGGTCACACGCCGTCCGTCCACCAGGACTTCGGCCGGACGGCGCCGGGCGTTGTAGTTGGACGCCATGGTGAACCCGTACGCGCCGGCCATCCGCACGGCGAGGAGCTCGCCGACGCCGGGCACCGGCATGGTGCGGTCACGCGCCAGGAAGTCCCCGGTCTCGCAGATGGGGCCGACCACGTCCACCTGCTCGGCGCCGGTGCCGTCGGGATCGGAGACCGACTCGATCGCATGATAGCCGCCGTAGTGGCTGGGCCGCAGCAACTCGGTCATGCCCCCGTCGGTGACGACGAAGCGCTTGGCCGCGCCACGCTTCACCGCCAGGACGCGGGTGAGGAGGATGCCGGCCTCGGCGACGAGGAAGCGGCCCGGCTCCAGGATCAACCACAGGCCCCGTTCGCGCAGTGGTGGGATCACCAGCTCGGCGAGGGCGCGCAGCGGCATGGCGGGCTCGCCCTGGTACGAGACCCCGAAGCCACCCCCCAGGTCGAAGGCCTTCAGCGCGATGCCTTCGCGCTCCAGCGCGTCCACGATGGTCAGCGTCTGGGCCAGCGCCCGCGCGTAGGGCTCCGGGCTGGTGATCTGCGAGCCGATGTGCATGTCGATCCCCACCGGCTCCAGATGGGGGCTGGCCTTGGCCCGCCGATACAGCGCGGGCGTCTCCGCGAGGGACACGCCGAACTTGGTGTCCGCGTGCCCGGTGCGGGTATACTCGTGCGGCGTCGGGGAGAGCACGTCGGGATTGACCCGCACCGCGATGCCCGCCACCCGCCCCATCCGGGCCGCGGTGGCCTCGATGCGCTCCAGCTCCTCGACGCTCTCCACGTTGAAGGCCAGGATGTCCGCCTCCAGGGCAGCCGCGATCTCGGCCTCCGTCTTCCCCACCCCGGCGAAGACGATGCGCTCTCCCGGGACGCCTGCCCGGGTGGCGCGGTACAACTCGCCGCCGCTGACGATGTCCGCCCCGGCGCCCAGCTCCGCGAGCAGATGGAGCAGGGCCAGATTGCCGTTCGCCTTCACGGAATAGGCGATCAGCGGCCGGGCCTCGGCGAATGCCTCCGTGACCTGTCGGTAGCGGTCGCGGATGATGGCGGCATCGTAGACGTAGAGGGGCGTCCCGAAGCGGTCGGCGAGCGCATCGAGCTGCACCTCACCCGCGTGCAGCACGCCGTTCCGGCGGGGGAACGCCTCCATCAGTAGGCCCGAGCCCAGATGACCTCCATCCGCGACTCGCCCCCGCCGATGCATCGGGTGGGCGCCTGCGCCGAGCGGAACTCCTCGCCCGGGATCACGCGCACGGTGGCCCGCGTCTCCTCCTTCACCCGCGCCTCCACGGCGGGGTCCCCGCTCCAGCCCGTGTACACGAACCCGGCCCCGGCGTCCAACGCTTCGCCCAGCGCAGCCACCGAGTCGATGCCACCCCGTACCGAGTTCGCCTCGCGGCGGGCCCGAGCCCCCTCGAAGAGCGACCGCTGGAGGCCTTCGAGCAGCTCGGGGAGGCGCGCGAGGGCCTCTGCCTCGGGCAGGAAGAGCTTGCGATCCTCGCCGTCGACTTCGACGCGACGCACCACGACGACCTGGCCCTTCTCGAGGTCCTTGGGCCCGATCTCGATGCGGAAAGGCACGCCCTTGCGCTCCCATTCGTAGAAGCGGGCGCCCGGCGAGAGGTGGTCGCGCAGATCCACGTGGGCCCGCACCCCCGCCTCCGTGAGCGCGGCCCGGACGGCCTCGGCCTTCTCCACGACCGGCGTGCGCTGCGCGTCGTTGCGGTAGATGGGCAGGATCACCACCTGCGTCGGGGCCAGGCGCGGCGGGACCACGATGCCCTTGTCGTCCCCGTGCGTCATCACCATCCCGCCGATCATCCGGGTGGAGACGCCCCACGACGTGTTCCAGGCGTACTCCTCCTGACCCTGCTCGGACTGGAACTTCAGGTCGAACTGGCGGGCGAAGTTCTGCCCCAGCATGTGGGACGTGCCTGCCTGCAGCGCCTTGTTGTCCTGCATGAGGGCTTCGAGCCCGTAGGTGCGCACCGCCCCCGCGAACTTCTCGGACTCGCTCTTGAGGCCCGTGACCGGCGCCAGCCCGATCCATTCCTCCATGAACGACCGGTAGATGCCCAGGATGCGCAGCGTCTCCTCCTGGGCCTCCCCTTCCGTGGCGTGCGCGGTGTGCCCTTCCTGCCACAGGAACTCGGCCGTCCGCAGGAACAGCCGTGTGCGCAGCTCCCAGCGCATGACGTTGCACCACTGGTTGAGCAGGATGGGCAGATCCCGGTAGCTCTGCACCCACTTCGCGTACATGGCGTAGATCATGGTCTCCGACGTGGGTCGGATGACCAGCGGCTCCTCCAGCTCCTTGCCGCCGCCGTGCGTGACGATCGCGAGCTCGGGCTTGAAGCCCTCCACGTGCTCCTTCTCGCGCTCGATGAAGCTCATGGGGATGAGCAGCGGGAAGTAGGCGTTCTGGTGACCGGTCTCCTTGAAGCGGTCGTCGAGCGCCCGCTGCATCCGCTCCCAGATGCCGTATCCCCAGGGGCGGATGACCATGCTGCCGCGCACCGGGGAGTAGTCCGCCAGCTCCCCGCGCAGCACCACCTCGTTGTACCAGGCGCTGAAGTCCTCGGCGCGTGGGGTCAGAGCCTTCTCATCGGCCATCGTCGTGCTCACTCGGCTTGATCGAAGTTGAACCCGTGGACGTGCCTTCTCCGGCCATGCGCAATTGCAGCACGGCGGGAACGGCGAACAGCAGGACCGAACAGACCACCCAGGTGGTGCGGAAGGGCAGCCCCGCCCGGGAGAGCAGGCCGGCCAGCACCGCACCGCCGACCATCGCCAGGATCATCGCGAGGCCCAATACCACCGTCTCGAGCACACCGAACCGACGGATGGCACGCTGCATGTCCCGCCGCGTGCCTCCAAAGGCCTCCTCGTGCGAGTCCTCCCGGCTCATCGCAACTCGGAGAGCGCGACATCGCGCTCTCCGCCCGACGCCATGTCCTTCACGCGGGCCTGGCCGCGCGCGGTCTCCTCCGGGCCGAGCACGATCACCTCGCGGGCCCCTGCCGTCCCCGCAGCCTTGAACTGCCGCCGCACCGAGTCGGCGCCCAACGCGTAGGAGACGCTCCGTCCCCGCGCGCGCTGCGCGGTCGCGATCTCGAGCAGGAGCGCGCGTTGCTCCGGGCCGGTGGCGACGAGGAAGAGGTCCACACCGTCCGGGGTGGACGCATCCAGGCCGCGGTCCTTGAGGAGCTCGCCGAGCACCACGTCCCCCATCCCGAAACCGACCGCGGGGAGGGACTCCCCCCCCACCAGCTCGAGCAGGCGGTCGTAGCGCCCACCGCCACAGATGGCGCGCAGCTCGCCCTTGCGGTCGAACAGCTCGAAGACGATGCCGGTGTAGTAGGCCAGGCCGCGCACGATGCGGAGGTCGAAGGAGAGGAACGGGCCGAGGCCGCGCGCCTCCAGGTCGGCCCGATAGCCCTCCAGCGCGGACAGCCGCTCCCCGACGTCGTCGCGGCTCCCGAAGGCGGCCGTGGCCGCCTCCAGCCCGGGCGTCTCGAACAGACCCAGGAGGTCCCGCACGGCGGCGTCGCCCAGATTGGCTTCGGTCCGCAGCCGTTCGGCCGCCCGTCCGGGCCCCTCGCGCTCCAGGCGGTCGATCACCGACATGGTCGCGGGCGTCTGCTCCGCGGAGATGCCCAGCGCGGCGAAGAGGGCCGACAGGAGGCGGCGGTCGCTCACGCGCGCCATGAAGTCCTCGGACCCCAGCCCCAGCTCCCGGAGCCCGTCGACGGCGAGCGACAGCACCTCGGCGTCCGCGCCGGCGCCGGCCTCGCCCACCACGTCTGCGTTCCACTGGAAGTGCTCGCGCAGACGCCCGCGCTGCTGGCGCTCGTACCGGAAGAGCTGCGGGATGGCGAACCAGCGGATGGGCTTCGGCAGCGCCCGGCTGCGCTCGGCCAGGATCCGGGCGAGCGAGGGAGTCATCTCCGGCCGCAGGGCCACGTCGCGCCCGCCCTTGTCGGTGAAGGCGTAGAGCTGCTCCACGATCTCCGCACCGCTCTTGCGCACGTAGAGCTCGAGCGGCTCCAGCGGAGGGCCGTCGTACTCCGCGAAGCCGTAGCGCCGGGCGACCCGCCGCCAGGCGTCGAAGATCCGTGTGCGAGCCGCCATCGCCTCCGGGGGGAAATCCCGGAACCCCGGCAGGCGTCCGATGCTGGCAGCCTCCGTCATGGGCGCGAATCTAAAGTGTGGAGGACAAAGGACAATGCTTGCGTCCGCTCACACGGCGTCGGGATCGTCGGCCTCCGCCGCCACCGGCCAGGGCTCGATCCCGAGCAGCCCGAAGGCGTCGCCCACGGTGTGCGCCGAGCCCGTCACGAGCACGCTCGCCACGTCGGGGCCCACGGCGTCCAACATGGCGGCCAGATCACCCCCCCAGACCACCCCCGGAAGGTCGGCACGCCCCCGCCACGCCTCCACGTCGCGCGGCACCCAGCGACGGGAGGCCGGAGCGGACGGGGGCTCCACCAGCAGCGCCCGGTCGACGAGCGGACCCAGCCGCTCCAGCATCGACCGCCAGGGCTTGTCGCCCAGGATCCCCACCAGCGCCAGCGTGGGGCGCGGCAACCCGAACGTGGGCAGCGCCCGCGCCAGCGCCTCGATCCCCTCGGCATTGTGGGCCACGTCGAAGAGCCAGGGACGCCCCCGCACCGTGCGCAGGTCCAGGCGACCGGGCCACACCGTGCGGGCGAGCCCCTGCTGCAGCGCATCCCGGTCCGGTCGCCAGCGCTCCGGTAGCAGGTCCAGCAGGCGGACCGCCAGGAGCAGGTTGAGGGCCTGGTGGGCTCCCGGCAGCGGCGTCCACACGTCCAGGGCTCCCCACCCGCTGCGCTCCACCCGCGCGTCCAGCCCGCGCCCCGTCCAGCGGAGGTCGCCGAGCTCGGAGGCATCCACCGCGAGGGTCCGGGCGCCGAGCGCCCGGGCCCGCTCCATCAGGACGGCACGCACGGACGGGTCGGCCTCGGTGGTCAGGAACGGCACGTCCGGCTTGGCGATCCCGGCCTTCTCGCGCGCCACGCTGGCGTGGGTGTCCCCGAGGAACTCGGCGTGATCCAGCCCGACGTTGGTGACGCCCGCGATCAGCGGCTCCAGCACGTTGGTGGCGTCCAGCCGCCCGCCGAGCCCCACCTCCACCACCGCGATCTCGACGCCTTCCTCGCGGAAGGCGGTGAAGGCCAGGGCGGTGGCGGCCTCGAAGAAGGCGGGATCGAACGCGTCGACGGCGGGCGCGAGGCGGCCCGCCACGCTCTGCAGGAGGTCCGTGGCCAGGGGCCGTCCGTCCACCTGGATGCGCTCTTCGAACCGGACCAGGTGCGGCGATGTGTACAGGCCTACGCGGTGTCCGGCCGCGCGCAGGGCGGACGCCACGAGCGCCGACACGGAGCCCTTGCCGTTGGTCCCGCCCACGTGGACGGAGGCGAAGGCGCGCTCGGGGCGCCCCATGGCCTCCAGCAGCGCGCGTGTCTTCCCCAGCCCCCAACGCTCGGAGGGCGCCAGGCGGCCGGGAAACAGGTCGTGCAGAAGGGTGCGGGTGGCCGGATCGATCGGTCCCCGCGTGGTCTGTGGCGGATCGGGGGTGCGGCTCAGGCGGAGGCGATCCGGTGCGAGGCCTGCCCGGGTGCCGCGACGTCCCCCGCCACGGAGGCGCCCAGCACGTGCGCGAAGAGGCGCGCGATGGCGGCCTTCAGCTCGCGTCGATCCACGACGCGGTCCACCATGCCGTGGGCCAGCAGGAACTCCGAACGCTGGAACCCTTCCGGCAGCTCCTGGCGGATGGTCTCTTCGATCACCCGCGGACCGGCGAAGCCGACGAGCGCGTGCGGCTCCGCAAAGATCGCATCGCCCAGCATGGCGAACGAGGCGGTCACGCCCCCGGTGGTGGGATCGGTGAGCACCGAGACGAAGGGAAGGCCCGCTTCGTGGAGGCGGGCCAGCACCGCGGAGGTCTTGGCCATCTGCATGAGGGAGAAGATCCCCTCCATCATGCGGGCGCCCCCCGAGGCCGACAGCACGATCAACGGGGTGCGCCGCTCCAGGGCGGCCCGTCCGGCGCGCGCGATCTTCTCTCCCACCACCGAGCCCATGGAGCCGCCGATGAAGCGGAAGTCCATGATGGCGACGACGACGGGGCGCTCGTCCAGGGTGCCTTCCCCGGTGATCACGGCGTCGCTGCGACCCACCTTGCGTTCGGCCGCCCGCAGCCGGTCGGCGTAGGGCTTGAGGTCGGCGAACTCCAGCGGGTCGCCGCTCCGGAGGTCGGCGTCCCATTCCACGAACGACCCCGGGTCGAGGAGCAGCTCGAGATACCGCTCGGCGCTGATGCGCGTGTGGTGGCTGCAGGTGGGGCAGATGCCCCAGTTCTTGGCGAGCTTCTCCGTATACAGGATCTCGCCACAGCCGGGGCACTTGTCGAAGACGTCCGCCGGGACGTCCCGCTTCTCCTGCTTCTTGAGCGGCCCCTTGGGGCGCCGGAACCACGCTGCCACCCTTCCCTAGTCCTCCTCGAGGGCACGGAGCGCGACGGCGACGGAGAGCCAGGACATCAGCAGGAACGTGCCGCCGTAGCTCACGAACGGGAGAGGGATCCCGGTCACGGGAACCACCCCGATCGTCATGCCCACGTTGACGAAGATGTGGACCAGCCAGGAGCCGAAGATACCGAAGATGACCACCCCGGCAAATGCGGTGGGCGCGCGGTCCTCGGCCAGACGGGCGAGGCGCAGCAGGACGAACGCGAACGCCAGGAGCAGAAGCGTGGTGCCGACGAAGCCCAGCTCCTCCCCGATCACGCTGAAGATGAAGTCGGTGTGCTGCTCGGGCAGGAAGTCCAGGCGCTTCTGCGTGCCCAGGGTGAAGCCCTTGCCCACGAACCCGCCCGAGCCGATGGCCACCTTCGACTGGATCAGGTGGTACCCGGCGCCGAGCGGGTCGGCCGTCGGATCCAGGAACACGAGCAGCCGGTCCTTCTGATAGTCGGCCAGGGAGTTCCACAGCGGCTCCGCCACGGTCCCGGCCGCCAGGTTGCCGAGCACCACGGCCACCGACTCCACCAGGTAGATCCGGTAGCGGAAGGCGTACAGGAAGACGACCACCGCCACCATGTACACGGACCAGAATCGCGTATCGAAGGTGAGGATGAGCCCCACGCCGGGGCTGGCCAGCAGCAGGAGCATCCACCACGGGGTGCCCGCCCAGAAGAGCGTGGCGAAGAGGATGCCCACGAACGCCAATGCCGTGCCCAGGTCGGGCTGCAGCACCACCAGGCCCAGGGGCACGGCGGCCACGACGGCCGCGGGGACCAGCTCGCGCAGATAGCGGGGCGCCTCCTCGCGGGTGCCCAACATCCGGGCCAGCATCAGGATCGTGGCGATCTTGGCGAGCTCGGCCGGCTGGAACCGCACCGGCCCGAACTGCAGGAAGCTCTTGGTGCCGGCGGCCGTGCCGGCGCCGGTCCCGACGACCAGCGTCGCGGCCAGGAGGAGGACGCCCATGACGTAGGCGGGGACCGCGAACCACTCCAGCCAGCGGGGCGGGATCCGGCGCACGAACGTGAAGGCGACGAGCGCCAGCCCGAACCAGACGGCCTGACGGATCCAGGCCCCCTGGGTGACCGAGGACGGGACGTTCAGGACCCCGGCCGAATAGATCATCGCGATCCCGAACGCCGAGATCAGGGCGAGCGCGACGAAGAGGGGCGGATCCCCCGCCCAGCGGCGGAACGCGCCATGCACCGATCCGTCGGCTGGGGGGGCCATCGATGCCTCAGCCCCCCTCGCTCCACCGCCGCACCCAGGGCGCGGGGCGACCCACGCGGTAGTGCTCGCGCAGGGTCTGGATGGTGTCGACGGGGATGTCGTGCTTCCGGCGCAGGTAGTAGTCGATGGTCTTGGCCATGATGGGCGCGGCCGTGCCGGACCCGCTCTCGCCCTGCTCGACCAGCACCACGACCACGATCTCGGGATCGCCGCCGAGCGGGCCGCCGAAGCCCGCGAACCAGGCGTGATCCCGGCCGGTCTCGTTCTGGCCGGTGCCGCTCTTGCCCCAGAGGTCCCAGTGCTCCAGCGAGGACATGTGCCCCGTCCCGCCCGGATCCATCACC from the Gemmatimonadota bacterium genome contains:
- a CDS encoding OPT/YSL family transporter; this encodes IYLPISLMTPIFVGGLMRQALTRRYESAGTDADGVEVLAEKREQGVLYASGLIAGAALVGVLIGGAIYGVTRFTGDPSNADRWVIGHHWSEFTAWSSPVIGTLVFVGLCGLLWRAATRAMEAR
- a CDS encoding RidA family protein, translated to METRTADERTRAFSGAPWEGPIGYCRALRVGAQIFVTGTAPVTDEGAVHAPGDAYAQAVRCLDLIERALGTLGGELRHVVRTRMYVTDMGRWREVGRAHGERFGAHPPCTTLVEVRALIEPEMLVEIEADAVLD
- a CDS encoding TMEM175 family protein, giving the protein MSAEPDPLATVPRDRSGFRPRGLETTRLETFTDAAFAFSLTLLVVSLEPPTDFAALARALRDVPAFVMSGALLMVFWWGHEQWSRRYGLDDGPAVLLSTGLVFTVLIYVYPLRFVFGLMLSWLSQLTGLPLGSQTVAVTGPEDVNRLFLLYGVGFTAMCGWLTGLYVHAWRRRDALRLDAVEAWETRAGAGSWALLGSTGLLSILIAAIVPPSYLGLPGWAYMLSAFLMPAYARWADRRRPSPAGAAPPGP
- the guaA gene encoding glutamine-hydrolyzing GMP synthase, which encodes MHDRILIIDYGSQFTQLIARAVREEHVYCEIHPPTRDLAWIREWGPKGIVLAGGPSSVYGDDVPTLDAGLLSAGIPILGICYGMQLVAHLEGGQVIAGKREYGRADLRLSEPSPLFGGFSAETPIQVWCSHGDHVDRPPPGYRTIASTESLPVAAFRAEDRPIYGVQFHPEVAHTPEGGRILANFLFDVCGCEASWTAGTFIEDTVASIRERVGGRQVICGLSGGVDSSVAAALVHRAIGDQLTCVFVDTGLLRKTERATVESTFRQHMGMRLIVEDASERFLDRLTGIVDPEQKRKRIGETFIRVFEEVTARDVGEADFLVQGTLYPDVIESLSVKGPSATIKTHHNVGGLPEDMRFQLIEPLRELFKDEVRAVGRELALPEMFVGRHPFPGPGLAIRVLGEVSEARLAVLREADAIYLEEIRAAGLYDHIWQAFAVLLPVHSVGVMGDARTYENVVALRAVTSRDGMTADWFPFPHDVLARISTRIINEVAGVNRVCYDVSSKPPATIEWE
- the lysA gene encoding diaminopimelate decarboxylase — its product is MEAFPRRNGVLHAGEVQLDALADRFGTPLYVYDAAIIRDRYRQVTEAFAEARPLIAYSVKANGNLALLHLLAELGAGADIVSGGELYRATRAGVPGERIVFAGVGKTEAEIAAALEADILAFNVESVEELERIEATAARMGRVAGIAVRVNPDVLSPTPHEYTRTGHADTKFGVSLAETPALYRRAKASPHLEPVGIDMHIGSQITSPEPYARALAQTLTIVDALEREGIALKAFDLGGGFGVSYQGEPAMPLRALAELVIPPLRERGLWLILEPGRFLVAEAGILLTRVLAVKRGAAKRFVVTDGGMTELLRPSHYGGYHAIESVSDPDGTGAEQVDVVGPICETGDFLARDRTMPVPGVGELLAVRMAGAYGFTMASNYNARRRPAEVLVDGRRVTLIRERETFADLVRGEHIPEPDPT
- the proS gene encoding proline--tRNA ligase, with the protein product MADEKALTPRAEDFSAWYNEVVLRGELADYSPVRGSMVIRPWGYGIWERMQRALDDRFKETGHQNAYFPLLIPMSFIEREKEHVEGFKPELAIVTHGGGKELEEPLVIRPTSETMIYAMYAKWVQSYRDLPILLNQWCNVMRWELRTRLFLRTAEFLWQEGHTAHATEGEAQEETLRILGIYRSFMEEWIGLAPVTGLKSESEKFAGAVRTYGLEALMQDNKALQAGTSHMLGQNFARQFDLKFQSEQGQEEYAWNTSWGVSTRMIGGMVMTHGDDKGIVVPPRLAPTQVVILPIYRNDAQRTPVVEKAEAVRAALTEAGVRAHVDLRDHLSPGARFYEWERKGVPFRIEIGPKDLEKGQVVVVRRVEVDGEDRKLFLPEAEALARLPELLEGLQRSLFEGARARREANSVRGGIDSVAALGEALDAGAGFVYTGWSGDPAVEARVKEETRATVRVIPGEEFRSAQAPTRCIGGGESRMEVIWARAY
- the hisS gene encoding histidine--tRNA ligase; amino-acid sequence: MTEAASIGRLPGFRDFPPEAMAARTRIFDAWRRVARRYGFAEYDGPPLEPLELYVRKSGAEIVEQLYAFTDKGGRDVALRPEMTPSLARILAERSRALPKPIRWFAIPQLFRYERQQRGRLREHFQWNADVVGEAGAGADAEVLSLAVDGLRELGLGSEDFMARVSDRRLLSALFAALGISAEQTPATMSVIDRLEREGPGRAAERLRTEANLGDAAVRDLLGLFETPGLEAATAAFGSRDDVGERLSALEGYRADLEARGLGPFLSFDLRIVRGLAYYTGIVFELFDRKGELRAICGGGRYDRLLELVGGESLPAVGFGMGDVVLGELLKDRGLDASTPDGVDLFLVATGPEQRALLLEIATAQRARGRSVSYALGADSVRRQFKAAGTAGAREVIVLGPEETARGQARVKDMASGGERDVALSELR
- a CDS encoding Mur ligase family protein yields the protein MSRTPDPPQTTRGPIDPATRTLLHDLFPGRLAPSERWGLGKTRALLEAMGRPERAFASVHVGGTNGKGSVSALVASALRAAGHRVGLYTSPHLVRFEERIQVDGRPLATDLLQSVAGRLAPAVDAFDPAFFEAATALAFTAFREEGVEIAVVEVGLGGRLDATNVLEPLIAGVTNVGLDHAEFLGDTHASVAREKAGIAKPDVPFLTTEADPSVRAVLMERARALGARTLAVDASELGDLRWTGRGLDARVERSGWGALDVWTPLPGAHQALNLLLAVRLLDLLPERWRPDRDALQQGLARTVWPGRLDLRTVRGRPWLFDVAHNAEGIEALARALPTFGLPRPTLALVGILGDKPWRSMLERLGPLVDRALLVEPPSAPASRRWVPRDVEAWRGRADLPGVVWGGDLAAMLDAVGPDVASVLVTGSAHTVGDAFGLLGIEPWPVAAEADDPDAV